From the genome of Streptococcus lutetiensis, one region includes:
- a CDS encoding phosphomevalonate kinase, whose protein sequence is MKMIKVQTGGKLYIAGEYAVLTPGQTAVIKNIPIHMTAVVKDAKDINLFSDMFDYTVGMTPDSKYALIQQTIVTLFDYLGKSAEEIPPFSLEITGKMERDGKKFGIGSSGSVTVLTLKALSAFYELNLSADLIFKLASYTLLKLGDNGSMGDIACIAYDDLVAFTSFDRQQVAKWIGTESIQDVLDKDWGYQIEVIKPALPCEFLVGWTMQPSISKDMINLVKSAISQEFLAATEKEVQLCKQALQSGDKESVKKALQNMSDLLLGLSSAIYNDKLLALKAAEDGLDVIAKSSGSGGGDCGIAISFNREDSQELIKRWQEVGIELLDMEELA, encoded by the coding sequence ATGAAAATGATTAAGGTTCAGACTGGTGGAAAGTTGTACATCGCTGGTGAATACGCGGTGCTAACACCAGGTCAAACAGCTGTTATCAAGAATATTCCCATTCACATGACAGCTGTGGTTAAAGACGCCAAAGACATTAACCTTTTTTCTGACATGTTTGATTATACTGTTGGCATGACACCAGATAGCAAGTATGCACTGATTCAGCAAACAATCGTAACTTTATTTGATTATCTTGGCAAGTCTGCTGAAGAAATACCACCCTTTTCTCTTGAAATCACTGGAAAAATGGAGCGTGATGGTAAGAAATTTGGTATTGGTTCAAGCGGGTCAGTTACTGTTTTAACCCTAAAAGCTCTATCAGCTTTTTATGAGTTGAACTTGTCAGCTGATTTGATATTTAAGTTGGCATCATATACCTTGCTAAAATTAGGTGACAATGGTTCTATGGGGGATATTGCTTGCATTGCTTATGATGATTTGGTTGCCTTTACTTCATTTGATCGCCAGCAAGTAGCAAAATGGATTGGAACGGAATCGATTCAAGATGTACTTGATAAAGACTGGGGCTATCAAATTGAGGTTATTAAACCAGCTTTGCCATGTGAGTTTTTGGTTGGTTGGACTATGCAGCCCTCTATTTCAAAAGACATGATTAATCTGGTTAAATCTGCTATTTCACAAGAATTTTTAGCAGCAACTGAAAAAGAGGTCCAGCTTTGCAAACAAGCGCTACAATCTGGTGACAAAGAAAGTGTCAAAAAAGCACTTCAAAACATGAGTGATTTATTGCTAGGCTTAAGCTCAGCTATTTACAACGATAAACTTTTAGCCTTAAAAGCTGCCGAAGATGGTCTAGATGTGATTGCTAAATCATCAGGTTCAGGCGGTGGTGATTGTGGTATTGCAATATCATTTAATCGTGAAGATAGTCAAGAACTTATCAAGCGTTGGCAAGAAGTTGGCATTGAGCTACTAGACATGGAGGAATTAGCATGA
- the mvaD gene encoding diphosphomevalonate decarboxylase, whose translation MDRKIVTVKSYANIAIIKYWGKFDAAKMIPATSSISLTLENMFTTTSVSFLPDSASHDEFYINGVLQDEKEHAKISAIIDQYRGGRSEFVKVETSNNMPTAAGLSSSSSGLSALVKACNELFETGLNQAELAQKAKFASGSSSRSFFGPLAAWDKDSGEVYPVQTDLKLAMIMLVLSDSKKPISSREGMKRCVETSTTFADWVKQSEQDYKDMLVYLKDNDFERVGELTERNALAMHDTNTHANPPFNYLTDDSYKAMDFVKQLRSEGEKCYFTMDAGPNVKVLCLEEDLERLTKRFEENYRVIVSRTKEL comes from the coding sequence GTGGATCGAAAAATTGTAACGGTAAAATCATATGCCAATATCGCTATTATCAAATACTGGGGGAAATTTGACGCAGCTAAGATGATTCCAGCAACCAGCAGTATTTCGTTGACACTGGAAAATATGTTTACCACAACAAGTGTTTCCTTTTTACCAGATTCAGCCAGCCACGATGAATTTTACATTAACGGTGTTTTGCAAGACGAGAAAGAGCATGCTAAAATTTCTGCCATCATTGACCAGTACCGTGGTGGACGTTCCGAATTTGTCAAAGTTGAAACTAGCAATAACATGCCAACCGCTGCAGGTTTATCATCAAGTTCAAGTGGACTTTCAGCACTTGTAAAGGCTTGTAATGAACTTTTTGAAACTGGCTTAAATCAAGCAGAGCTGGCACAAAAAGCCAAATTTGCTTCAGGTTCATCATCACGTTCATTCTTTGGACCACTTGCTGCTTGGGACAAAGATTCTGGTGAGGTTTACCCAGTTCAAACTGACCTCAAGCTTGCTATGATTATGCTTGTATTAAGCGATAGTAAGAAACCAATTTCTAGCCGTGAAGGTATGAAACGTTGTGTTGAAACGTCAACAACTTTTGCAGATTGGGTGAAACAATCTGAACAAGATTACAAAGATATGCTTGTCTATCTTAAAGATAATGATTTTGAACGTGTTGGAGAATTGACAGAGCGTAATGCCCTAGCTATGCACGATACCAACACACACGCAAACCCACCATTCAATTATTTGACGGATGACAGTTACAAAGCAATGGACTTCGTTAAACAACTGCGTTCAGAAGGTGAGAAATGTTATTTCACGATGGATGCAGGACCAAACGTCAAAGTTCTTTGTTTGGAAGAAGATTTGGAACGTTTGACAAAACGTTTTGAAGAAAACTATCGTGTCATTGTTTCACGAACTAAGGAATTATAA
- the mvk gene encoding mevalonate kinase, whose translation MTKKIGVGKAHSKIIWMGEHSVVYGYPAIAIPLQGIEVECRIYPADEKIYFDYYDTLSTAVYAALEYLNHTDVAVSYDIRSEIPQKRGMGSSAAISIAAIRAVFDYFEQSIDMETLEILVNKAEIIAHSNPSGLDAKTCLSDKAITFIRNIGFSTLNLDLDAYLVIADTGIYGNTREAVEKVAQAEEANLPHLAALGDLTEMVQKAIQAKTISEIGPLMTKAHSHLQAIGVSIDKADQLVQISLENGALGAKMSGGGLGGCIIALAQTKAQAEKISKALTEGGAVQTWIEKL comes from the coding sequence ATGACTAAGAAAATTGGCGTCGGAAAGGCGCATAGTAAGATTATTTGGATGGGTGAACATTCAGTTGTTTACGGTTATCCTGCTATTGCGATTCCTCTTCAAGGAATTGAAGTAGAATGTCGTATCTATCCAGCTGATGAAAAAATTTACTTCGACTATTATGATACCCTATCAACTGCCGTTTATGCGGCTTTAGAATACCTTAACCATACAGATGTCGCTGTCTCGTATGACATTCGTTCAGAGATTCCACAAAAACGAGGTATGGGTTCATCAGCTGCTATTTCAATTGCAGCTATTCGAGCAGTCTTTGATTATTTTGAGCAAAGCATCGACATGGAGACGCTTGAAATTTTGGTGAATAAAGCAGAAATTATTGCTCATTCAAATCCGAGTGGCCTTGATGCCAAGACATGTTTGAGCGACAAGGCGATTACTTTTATCCGAAATATTGGTTTTAGTACACTTAACTTGGACTTGGATGCTTATCTTGTTATCGCAGATACAGGTATTTATGGAAATACTCGTGAAGCAGTTGAAAAAGTTGCACAAGCTGAGGAAGCTAATTTGCCACATCTTGCAGCTTTAGGCGACTTGACAGAGATGGTTCAAAAAGCGATTCAAGCCAAAACTATTTCTGAAATTGGTCCCTTGATGACAAAAGCACACAGTCACTTACAAGCAATTGGCGTTAGCATCGACAAAGCTGATCAATTAGTTCAGATTTCTTTAGAAAACGGCGCTCTAGGTGCCAAAATGAGTGGTGGAGGTCTTGGAGGATGTATTATCGCCCTTGCACAGACCAAAGCACAAGCAGAAAAAATTAGTAAAGCATTAACAGAAGGAGGAGCGGTTCAAACGTGGATCGAAAAATTGTAA
- a CDS encoding amino acid ABC transporter ATP-binding protein, producing MLTVKNIEKSFGEKKVLDGISLTVNKGDVVAILGPSGSGKTTFLRTLNHLEAPDSGQLELDGKTYDLAKINRKEVLEIRKKTAFVFQNYNLFANKTALENILEGLVIARKVPKAEAIPIAESALKKVGLLEKRDFYPSQLSGGQQQRIGIARAIAVKPEVILFDEPTSALDPELIGDVLDVMKELAKEGVTMVVVTHEMSFARDVATHVIFMEGGHIIEEGDPKEFFTRPKEERTKQFLTRIIPELNIDPVI from the coding sequence ATGCTAACAGTTAAAAATATTGAGAAATCTTTTGGAGAAAAGAAAGTTTTAGATGGAATTAGTTTGACGGTCAATAAAGGGGATGTTGTTGCTATTTTGGGACCATCTGGGTCAGGAAAGACAACTTTTTTGAGAACGTTAAACCATCTTGAGGCGCCAGATTCGGGTCAGTTAGAGTTGGACGGAAAGACATATGATTTGGCAAAAATTAACCGTAAAGAGGTGCTTGAAATCCGCAAAAAAACAGCATTTGTCTTTCAAAATTATAATTTATTTGCCAACAAAACAGCCCTTGAAAATATCTTAGAAGGCTTAGTCATCGCGCGAAAAGTTCCAAAAGCAGAAGCCATTCCGATTGCTGAGAGTGCGTTAAAAAAGGTTGGTTTGTTAGAAAAAAGAGATTTTTACCCAAGCCAATTATCAGGTGGTCAACAACAACGTATTGGAATTGCGCGTGCTATTGCGGTAAAACCAGAGGTTATTCTTTTTGACGAACCAACGTCTGCACTCGATCCAGAATTAATCGGTGATGTTCTTGATGTCATGAAAGAACTTGCTAAAGAGGGTGTGACAATGGTGGTAGTTACTCACGAAATGAGTTTTGCGCGTGATGTTGCAACGCACGTTATTTTTATGGAAGGTGGGCATATCATAGAAGAAGGTGACCCGAAAGAATTCTTCACACGACCAAAAGAAGAACGTACCAAACAATTCTTGACACGAATTATTCCAGAATTAAATATTGACCCAGTGATTTAA
- a CDS encoding amino acid ABC transporter permease, whose protein sequence is MDFSYISETFIKALAGIPVTLGIMIVSILISFFPALFLALGRIHKVKGVTGFSVIYLAFIRSTPAILLILFFYSLFPSLINQVLKASGFNVFDINPIYYAFVIFGLMTTGSLSEIIRSSLLTVNKGQLEAALAIGLTKKQAYLRIIFPQAIKQALPNLCNLVINLVKGTSLVFVMTVKDITAIAKVEAAYGYHYFESYFVIFVIYIMICGLIQYAFKVLERRAQIG, encoded by the coding sequence ATGGATTTTTCTTATATTTCAGAAACGTTTATCAAGGCTCTTGCAGGAATTCCGGTCACTTTAGGAATTATGATTGTTTCAATTCTTATCAGCTTTTTTCCGGCACTTTTTCTAGCATTGGGGCGTATTCACAAAGTAAAAGGTGTTACGGGATTTTCAGTTATTTATCTCGCCTTTATTCGTTCGACTCCAGCTATTTTACTGATTTTATTCTTTTATAGTCTTTTTCCAAGTTTGATTAATCAAGTATTGAAAGCTTCTGGTTTTAACGTTTTTGACATCAATCCTATTTATTACGCGTTTGTTATTTTTGGGCTTATGACAACAGGCAGTCTTTCAGAGATTATTCGGTCGAGTCTTTTGACGGTTAATAAAGGGCAACTAGAAGCAGCACTTGCTATAGGACTTACGAAAAAGCAAGCTTATTTGAGGATTATTTTTCCACAAGCCATTAAGCAAGCTCTTCCTAATCTTTGCAATCTTGTCATTAATCTAGTTAAAGGTACCTCTCTTGTTTTTGTAATGACAGTAAAAGATATAACGGCGATTGCTAAGGTTGAGGCAGCATATGGCTATCATTATTTTGAATCTTACTTTGTTATTTTTGTGATTTATATTATGATTTGTGGGTTGATTCAATATGCTTTTAAAGTGCTGGAAAGACGTGCTCAGATTGGTTGA
- a CDS encoding amino acid ABC transporter permease, producing MVSYEPSRVIRVIPEILSALPLTLWILVVTVLLGSLLGFLLAYAQISREASFSKIAKDYVFILRCTPPIVLIFLVFYGLPRFIEWWLGIDVNGWSRAVFVILAMTLLFGASISEVFKSSYQALPKEQLEAGLSIGLTEYQTFIRILLPQAFRIALPNIVTAIINLLKDIALAYTIGLVDLMGEGNLIISRNMGNYSLETYTAVAIVYWVLAFFLSFISLVTENELNTEKG from the coding sequence ATGGTTTCTTATGAACCGTCTCGTGTGATAAGAGTTATTCCTGAAATCTTGTCAGCTTTGCCTCTCACTCTTTGGATTTTAGTTGTGACTGTTTTATTAGGGAGCTTATTAGGTTTCTTACTAGCTTATGCACAAATATCGAGAGAAGCTAGCTTTTCTAAAATCGCAAAAGATTATGTTTTTATTTTGAGATGTACGCCACCGATTGTTCTCATTTTTCTTGTGTTTTATGGTTTACCTCGTTTTATTGAATGGTGGCTTGGCATCGATGTGAATGGCTGGTCTCGTGCGGTATTTGTCATTTTGGCAATGACTTTGCTGTTTGGTGCAAGCATTTCTGAAGTTTTTAAGTCATCTTATCAAGCTCTACCTAAGGAGCAATTAGAGGCTGGACTTAGCATTGGTCTGACAGAATATCAAACCTTTATTAGAATTCTTTTACCGCAGGCGTTTCGAATTGCACTTCCAAATATTGTGACAGCGATTATTAATCTTTTAAAAGATATTGCACTTGCTTATACGATTGGTTTAGTTGATTTAATGGGAGAAGGAAATCTCATCATTTCAAGAAATATGGGAAATTATTCTCTTGAAACTTATACGGCAGTTGCTATTGTTTACTGGGTTTTAGCCTTCTTCTTATCTTTTATTTCACTTGTGACTGAAAATGAATTGAATACCGAAAAGGGCTAA
- a CDS encoding transporter substrate-binding domain-containing protein translates to MSKKKWIISGGVIVALVAATIVGRQLTGKNSASADSSSESSEKVTTLQVAHNQNYVPYDYINEKGDSDGFEVAVLKAIDEKLKNYKFDYTGTSDEDLLIGLESGKYDIGVKGAWYTEERAQKFIIPDEAIGASVIGFAIRKEDESKYKDIDSFAKNGGKLVPISPQNAQYNVIQEYNKKAKNQIELTESESFSVADAYAWVLEGRYDAYFSIKLSFEEAVQKEDGAYHQYADQLTWFPYKGIETYPLIHKNSTNKEFAKEYDKAVKELQEDGTIAKLSEKYFGEDVFSYVTD, encoded by the coding sequence ATGAGTAAGAAAAAATGGATTATTTCAGGAGGCGTTATCGTAGCACTTGTTGCAGCAACTATTGTTGGACGTCAATTGACAGGGAAAAATTCAGCAAGTGCAGATAGTTCATCAGAAAGCTCTGAAAAAGTGACAACTTTGCAAGTCGCTCACAACCAAAACTATGTTCCATATGATTATATCAATGAAAAAGGTGATAGCGATGGTTTTGAAGTTGCGGTATTGAAAGCTATTGATGAAAAATTGAAAAACTATAAATTCGATTACACTGGAACAAGTGATGAAGATTTGTTGATTGGACTTGAATCTGGCAAATATGATATTGGTGTCAAAGGTGCTTGGTACACTGAAGAACGTGCTCAAAAATTCATTATTCCTGATGAAGCTATCGGTGCAAGTGTTATTGGCTTTGCTATTCGAAAAGAGGACGAATCTAAATACAAAGATATTGATTCTTTTGCAAAAAACGGTGGTAAGTTAGTGCCAATTTCCCCTCAAAATGCTCAATACAATGTGATTCAAGAATACAATAAGAAAGCTAAAAATCAGATTGAATTGACTGAGTCAGAAAGTTTCTCTGTTGCTGATGCCTATGCTTGGGTTCTTGAAGGTCGTTACGATGCTTATTTCTCAATTAAATTATCATTTGAAGAAGCGGTTCAAAAAGAAGATGGTGCTTATCATCAGTACGCTGATCAATTAACATGGTTCCCATATAAGGGAATTGAAACTTATCCGTTGATTCACAAAAATTCAACTAACAAAGAATTTGCAAAAGAGTATGACAAAGCAGTTAAAGAATTGCAGGAAGACGGTACGATTGCAAAACTTTCAGAAAAATACTTTGGAGAAGATGTCTTTAGTTATGTAACAGATTAG
- a CDS encoding uroporphyrinogen decarboxylase family protein: protein MTTKREWVLQAFKNESVDKVPVGFWHHFTTDEERSDGFNPEIFNKNITGHKKFIADVNHDFVKIMSDGFFTYPNEQIREGITSIKELEGITSIGENHPWIEKQIELAKKIRDDFPEDIASFYNIFAPATYLKWHLAGKGGNGDTIIENFIKEDAELTKTVLDVIAFDIGLLTKRLIEEVGVDGIYLSVQNLQDSRLSRKEYDHVIKPGELHILNRAISSGGTNILHICGYEGATNDIAYYTGYPADVINWAVELEGVSLSEGRELFGGKTVLGGFRNTENDLLYQGSKEAIQNKVREILDETGRKGVVIGADCTVPNDIAAERIAWVKEAVADELVLKEAVGF, encoded by the coding sequence ATGACAACAAAAAGAGAATGGGTTTTACAGGCATTTAAGAATGAATCAGTTGACAAGGTTCCAGTCGGCTTCTGGCATCACTTTACAACTGATGAGGAACGAAGTGATGGTTTTAATCCAGAAATTTTTAATAAAAATATTACTGGTCACAAAAAATTTATCGCTGACGTTAATCATGATTTTGTCAAAATCATGAGTGATGGTTTCTTCACTTATCCAAACGAACAAATTCGTGAAGGAATTACTTCCATTAAAGAACTCGAAGGTATCACATCAATCGGTGAAAATCATCCATGGATTGAAAAGCAAATTGAGCTCGCTAAAAAAATCCGTGACGATTTTCCTGAAGATATTGCCTCTTTTTATAATATTTTTGCCCCCGCGACTTATCTCAAATGGCATCTCGCAGGAAAAGGTGGTAATGGTGATACGATTATCGAAAATTTTATCAAAGAAGATGCTGAGTTGACTAAGACAGTTCTTGATGTGATTGCCTTTGATATTGGCTTATTAACGAAACGTTTGATTGAAGAAGTAGGTGTTGATGGCATTTATCTCAGTGTTCAAAATTTGCAAGACTCACGATTGAGTCGTAAGGAATATGACCATGTTATTAAGCCAGGTGAACTTCATATCTTGAATCGAGCTATTAGCTCAGGTGGCACAAATATTCTTCACATTTGCGGTTACGAAGGTGCGACAAATGACATTGCTTACTATACTGGTTATCCTGCTGATGTGATTAATTGGGCTGTTGAATTGGAAGGTGTTAGTTTATCAGAAGGTCGTGAGTTATTTGGCGGGAAGACCGTTCTTGGCGGATTTAGAAATACCGAAAATGACTTGCTTTATCAAGGCAGCAAAGAAGCGATTCAAAATAAAGTTAGAGAAATTCTCGATGAAACAGGTCGAAAAGGTGTAGTTATTGGAGCTGACTGCACAGTGCCAAATGACATTGCAGCTGAGCGTATTGCTTGGGTCAAAGAAGCCGTCGCAGATGAACTTGTCCTCAAAGAAGCAGTCGGATTTTAG
- a CDS encoding LysR family transcriptional regulator has protein sequence MNFQQCRYVEVVARVGSFSQAAKELYMTQPNLSCSIKDLENELGVQLFTRSNTGTRLTEDGHDFLKYAKRIIGELDLLQQRYHDQFKKSFTVASHHYDFLSIPLAKVAQEFKHDYQEFQTIETSTKKILDSVASFEADVGIIYLDDENKHILKSALEHHELEFTSLGDFPTRIFLRRDHPLAHKSVISATDLKGYNQIRFRQEQSGLNFDEDVLDIHNQQRILYSNDRGTVMNLLCATDAYASGLGIVNSFVRNQIVLIPLKNSPKHTLGYVTNKKKKLAPISQYFINEIKLSLNEFADHSNIV, from the coding sequence ATGAATTTCCAACAATGTCGTTATGTCGAAGTCGTCGCTCGTGTGGGGTCTTTTAGTCAGGCTGCCAAGGAATTATATATGACTCAGCCCAACTTGTCATGTTCTATCAAGGATTTGGAAAATGAGCTTGGTGTTCAATTGTTTACTCGCTCAAACACGGGAACGCGTTTAACAGAGGACGGGCATGATTTTTTGAAATACGCCAAACGTATCATTGGTGAGCTAGATTTGTTGCAACAACGCTATCATGACCAATTCAAAAAGAGCTTTACGGTTGCTTCTCATCACTATGACTTCTTATCAATTCCCCTTGCCAAAGTCGCTCAAGAATTCAAACATGACTACCAAGAATTTCAAACCATCGAAACAAGTACTAAAAAAATCTTAGACAGCGTAGCATCTTTTGAAGCTGATGTGGGAATTATTTATCTAGATGATGAAAATAAGCATATTTTAAAATCAGCTCTCGAGCACCATGAACTCGAGTTCACTTCACTTGGTGACTTTCCAACACGTATTTTTCTTAGACGCGACCACCCTTTGGCTCACAAATCTGTCATTTCAGCAACAGACTTAAAAGGCTATAATCAAATACGCTTTCGTCAAGAACAGTCTGGACTGAATTTTGATGAAGATGTTCTTGATATTCATAACCAACAACGCATTCTCTACAGCAATGACCGTGGAACTGTGATGAATTTGTTGTGTGCAACCGATGCTTACGCTTCTGGTCTTGGAATTGTCAATAGCTTTGTTCGAAATCAAATTGTTCTTATTCCTCTAAAAAACAGTCCAAAGCACACGCTTGGTTATGTGACCAATAAGAAGAAAAAATTGGCGCCAATCAGCCAATATTTTATCAATGAAATCAAACTTAGTTTAAATGAATTCGCTGACCATAGCAACATAGTTTGA
- a CDS encoding aldo/keto reductase, which produces MEYKTLNNGVEIPKLGFGVWQIFDQAECQKSVEDALEVGYRLIDTAALYKNEEAVGQAIKASGLKREEIFITTKAWINQLGYDETKKAFEESLKKLGTDYLDLYLIHQPYGDTHGAWRAMADLYKEGRIRAIGVSNFSTGRIADFALNTEIVPTLNQIELHPYKQQNLLRKANAEFGIATQAWSPFNQGKDDIFKDVTLNSIAEKYGKTAAQVILRWQLQNDILTIPKSVHLDRIRQNFKVFDFELSQNDLDTIAKLDRFPNNYGPSESIEQVKRLSGYKA; this is translated from the coding sequence ATGGAATATAAAACTTTAAATAATGGTGTCGAAATTCCAAAATTGGGATTTGGTGTTTGGCAAATTTTCGACCAAGCTGAGTGTCAAAAATCTGTTGAAGATGCTCTTGAAGTCGGCTACCGTCTTATCGATACTGCTGCTCTTTACAAAAACGAAGAAGCCGTTGGTCAAGCTATCAAAGCTTCTGGTCTCAAACGAGAAGAGATTTTCATCACTACAAAAGCTTGGATTAATCAGCTTGGCTATGACGAAACCAAAAAAGCTTTTGAAGAAAGTCTTAAAAAACTCGGTACTGATTACCTTGACCTCTATCTCATTCACCAACCATATGGTGATACACACGGTGCCTGGCGTGCCATGGCCGACCTTTATAAAGAAGGTCGCATTCGAGCAATTGGTGTTTCCAATTTCTCAACTGGACGCATCGCTGATTTTGCCTTAAATACTGAAATTGTTCCAACCCTCAACCAGATTGAACTTCATCCTTACAAACAACAAAACTTACTTCGCAAGGCTAATGCAGAATTTGGTATAGCAACACAAGCTTGGAGTCCATTTAACCAAGGAAAGGATGATATCTTCAAGGACGTTACCCTAAACAGCATTGCTGAAAAATATGGTAAAACCGCTGCTCAAGTCATTCTTCGCTGGCAACTTCAAAATGATATTTTGACTATTCCAAAATCTGTTCACCTCGATCGTATCAGACAAAACTTCAAAGTTTTTGATTTTGAGCTCAGCCAAAATGACCTTGATACCATCGCAAAACTCGACCGTTTCCCAAACAACTATGGACCAAGTGAAAGCATCGAACAAGTCAAACGCCTATCAGGTTATAAAGCATAA
- a CDS encoding sensor histidine kinase: protein MFRKLRLRFIAIASLAILIVLFSVVGVLNSARHVQTVDEINKILTLLSDNGGSFPSISKTTSELGDTVSVDTLFQYRYFSAKMDHDGNIISLNSSNISDLTDQEVKEFLERISHSKDTRGDFSYHHHTYSYMMSQTSRRSDLIVVLDSTNQFRDNMTLVHLSIWMSGISFIFFVLVISIVSGKVIKPFIRNYERQRRFITNAGHELKTPLAIISANNELVELMNGESEWTKSTNDQVERMTGLINGLVAMARLEEQPELVLTNVNFSDITRDAAEDFKGPVIKDGKEFVMDIQPNIHVKAEEKSLFELVTLLVDNANKYCDPAGKVSVTLSKNRLSKAKLEISNTYTKGKDFDYTKFFERFYREDESHNNKTSGYGIGLSMAQTMVKLLKGNISVTYKDDTITFVVSL, encoded by the coding sequence ATGTTTCGTAAACTTCGTCTACGTTTTATTGCCATTGCCTCTCTCGCCATTTTAATTGTGCTATTTTCGGTTGTTGGTGTTTTGAATTCGGCTCGCCATGTTCAGACTGTTGATGAGATTAATAAAATTTTGACTCTCCTTTCTGATAATGGTGGAAGTTTTCCTAGTATTTCAAAGACAACAAGTGAGCTAGGAGACACTGTATCAGTAGACACTCTTTTTCAATACCGTTATTTTAGTGCCAAAATGGACCATGATGGCAATATCATCTCCTTAAATTCTAGTAATATTTCTGATTTGACGGACCAAGAAGTCAAAGAATTTTTGGAAAGAATCAGTCATTCTAAGGATACGAGAGGGGACTTTTCTTATCACCACCACACTTATTCTTACATGATGTCTCAGACTAGTCGTCGTAGCGATTTAATCGTGGTACTAGATTCGACTAATCAATTTAGAGATAATATGACTCTGGTGCATTTGTCGATTTGGATGTCAGGGATTAGTTTTATTTTTTTTGTCTTGGTGATTTCGATTGTGTCTGGCAAGGTGATTAAGCCATTTATTCGCAATTATGAGCGGCAACGTCGTTTTATCACCAATGCAGGGCATGAATTGAAGACGCCTCTTGCTATCATTTCAGCTAACAATGAACTGGTTGAGTTGATGAATGGTGAGTCAGAGTGGACAAAAAGCACTAATGATCAAGTGGAACGAATGACAGGCTTGATTAATGGCTTGGTAGCCATGGCACGCTTGGAAGAACAACCTGAGTTAGTTCTTACCAATGTGAATTTTTCAGACATTACTAGAGATGCTGCCGAAGACTTTAAAGGACCAGTTATTAAGGATGGCAAGGAATTTGTCATGGACATTCAGCCAAATATTCATGTTAAGGCTGAAGAAAAATCGTTGTTTGAACTTGTTACGCTTTTGGTTGATAATGCCAATAAATATTGTGACCCAGCTGGCAAGGTTTCGGTGACCCTAAGCAAGAACAGATTGTCAAAAGCCAAACTTGAAATCTCTAATACTTACACCAAAGGAAAAGATTTTGATTATACGAAATTCTTTGAGCGATTTTACCGAGAAGATGAGTCGCACAATAACAAAACTTCGGGTTATGGCATTGGTTTATCAATGGCACAAACTATGGTCAAACTTTTAAAGGGCAATATCTCTGTGACATATAAAGACGATACTATCACATTTGTGGTGAGTTTGTAA
- a CDS encoding response regulator transcription factor — protein MKVLIAEDEVQMNRVLTTALTHEGYEVDSVFDGQAAVDKAKENAYDVMVMDIMMPRKTGIQAVQEIRQTGNQSHIVMLTAMAEIDDRVTGLDAGADDYLTKPFSLKELLARLRSMSRRVDTNFTSNILKLGSVTLNVGEQELASQNTIRLAGKEAKMLEFFMLNPGKKLSTKQLFNHVWANDKDDPDIDEGYVFIYVSYLRQKLQSVGANLVIEGEDMGDYELKEL, from the coding sequence ATGAAAGTACTTATAGCAGAAGACGAAGTTCAGATGAACCGTGTGTTGACAACCGCCCTTACGCATGAAGGCTATGAAGTTGATTCGGTTTTTGATGGGCAAGCAGCTGTTGATAAAGCCAAGGAAAATGCCTATGATGTTATGGTCATGGACATTATGATGCCAAGAAAAACAGGGATTCAGGCTGTGCAAGAAATCCGTCAAACTGGTAATCAATCTCATATCGTCATGCTAACAGCTATGGCTGAAATTGATGACCGTGTGACAGGGCTTGATGCAGGTGCGGATGATTATCTTACTAAACCATTTTCGCTAAAAGAATTGCTTGCGCGCCTTCGCTCGATGTCACGTCGAGTGGATACTAACTTTACATCGAATATTTTAAAACTGGGAAGCGTCACTCTAAATGTTGGTGAACAGGAATTGGCTAGTCAAAATACCATTCGCTTAGCAGGAAAAGAAGCTAAGATGCTTGAGTTTTTCATGTTAAACCCTGGCAAGAAACTCTCAACTAAGCAGCTTTTCAATCATGTCTGGGCAAATGATAAAGACGATCCCGATATTGATGAAGGTTATGTTTTTATTTACGTTTCCTATCTTCGCCAAAAACTTCAATCTGTTGGAGCAAATCTTGTGATTGAAGGAGAAGACATGGGTGATTATGAATTGAAAGAATTGTAG